CGGCCTGCATCAGGGCAGTGGCCGTGGTCATGGTCTGCTCCACGGTGGCGTAACTCATAAAGGGCAGGTCGGCTATCAGCAGCGCGCGGGAAATACCGCGACGCACACAGCGGGTGTGGTAGGCAATGTCTTGCACAGTAACCGGCAAGGTATCCTCGTGCCCCTGCAGTACCATGCCCAGCGAGTCGCCCACCAGCAGGACATCAACGCCCTCACTGTCAAAAGCGGCGGCAAAACTGGCATCATAAGCGGTCAGCGCGGTGAACTTTTTCCCTTCCTGTTTAAACTTCATCAGGGTTGAGGTGGTGACTTTGGACATAATGCGTTTCTCTACCAGCGAGTGTGAAGTGGAGTTATAAGCCAACTGAGGCCTGACTTCAATCGCAGGGCGTCAGTTGGTGAAGCTCGTCCCGCATTGCCTGGGTGATAAGGCTCTGGACCGGGGTGCCACAGGGCAACATCAGCCCGGGTGTCAGGCTTTCCAGCGGAATAAGCACAAAACTGCGGTCTTTCATGCCGTAGTGGGGCACTGTGAGTCTGTCGCTGCAAATCACTTGGTTGCCATACAGCAACAAATCCAAATCCAGGGTACGGGGGCCCCAGCGCACCAGGCGCTCACGGCCCTGGTCAAGCTCAATGGCTTGCAGGGCATCCAGCAGCGCCAGAGGCTCAAGTTCGGTATCAAAGCAGGCGACGGCATTGACGTAATCGGGCTGTGCTACCTCACCCATGGGACGACTGCCATAGTAGGGCGATACCCTGAAACTGCCTGGGGCTGCCAAGGACAACAGGGCCTCGCAGGCCCTGTTAAGTTGGCTGATGGGCTCGGCGAGATTGGCGCCGAGAGCCACATAAACCCGGGTCATATTCAGCTGTCGCTGCCGGTGTGAGCCCTGGCACCTTCACCGCTGCCGCCTTCACTGCGTGGGCGACGACGCACCCGGCGCTTGCGGTTACGGGGTGCATCGCTCTTGGCACCGCCACGGGCGATATTGCCACGTTCTTCTTCCGGCGCTTCCACAAAGGACTGCCACCAGTTGGCGGTCTTTTGCAGATTGCCACCCTCAATTTCGGCGCGCATCAGCAGCAAATCGTAACCGGCGCGGAACTTGGGGTTTTCCATCAGTTTAAAGGCTCGGGTGCCCTGGCTGCGCTCGAATCTGAGCTGCATTTGCCAGATATCCCGGGCCGGCACGCTGAAGCGCTTGGGCAACGAAATGGTCTGGCATTGCTGCTCGAGCACATCGCCCATGGCGGCAAAATAGGCATCGTACAGGCTCAGGCCACTCTCGTTGGCAATTTCTTCAGCGCGGCTTTTCAGCGGATACCACAGCAGGGCCGCATAGAAGAAGGCCGGTGTGACTGGCTTGTCTTCCATTACCCGGATGTCGGTATTGCGCATCACCAGATTCACCATGCGGGCACAGTGACCTTTTGGCGATTCGGCGATGGTGTCGGCCAGGAGCGGGAAAATCGGCGCAAACAGCTGATAATCCTGCATCATCTGATAGTTTGCCTGGCCCTTGCCCGCAAAAAACAGCTTGAGCACTTCTTCGTACATACGGGCGGCCGGAATATCGCGCAGCAGCGGCGCCAGCTTGCGGATTGGTGCGGCTGTTACCTCTTCGATACGCATCCCCAGCTTGGTGGCAAAGCGCACGGCGCGGATCATGCGAACCGGGTCTTCACGGTAGCGGGTCTCGGGATCGCCAATCAGGCGCAGTACGCCGTCGTTGAGATCTTCCATGCCGCCGCCATAGCTGCGGATAGAGTAATCGCTGATGTCGTAGTAAAGGGCGTTTACGGTAAAGTCGCGGCGTTCGGCGTCTTCATCGATAGAGCCGTACACGTTATCGCGCAGCAGGCGTCCCTCGGCATTGGCCTTGGAAATCTTGTCGCCGTCATCATTGCCGTGATGGCCACGGAAAGTAGCCACTTCAATCACGTCACGGCCAAATACGATGTGGGCCAAACGGAAACGGCGGCCGACCAAACGGCAGTTGCGGAACAACTTTTTGATGTCTTCCGGCGTGGCGTTGGTCACCACGTCAAAGTCTTTTGGCTCCAGGCCCAGCAGCAGATCGCGTACACCGCCACCCACCAAAAAGGCCTCATAACCCGCCTTGTTCAGGCGATAAAGCACCTTGAGCGCATTTTCACTGATGTTCTTGCGCGAGATGGTGTGGGCATTTCGGGGCGTGATGCTCAGACTCAGGCCCTGTGCATTGTCGGCACCCTGCTGAATCGATTCTGTCGTTGGATGCTGCTCGCCTTCGGCGAACAGTTGCTTACAGAACTGAGTGATACGGCGAAAAATGGTACACCTCTTGAGCTTAACTAGGGGTTAAAAATCTGGCGGCTATGATAACCCCAAACGGGGTGAATTGACAGTGTGCAGGCGCCTTAGGCACCACTGTCAATCAGGATTTCCCGCCGCCTTGGAATGCAGTCCACAGAAAAGTCCGCGACTGCCTGTGCCAGCAGGCTTTCGACGCTGTGCGCATTGGGTATTGGTTGGCCCAAAAACGCCAATGCGGCCTTGAGTGCAGGCAGGGGATTGCCCTTGTCCACCGGCGTGGCATGGTTTTGCTTCGACAGCTTGAATCCCACCTCGGTGCAGGCCAGTGGCAGGTGCATCCAGGCCGGCGCCTGATAGCCGAATTGATTGAACAGACTCAGTTGGCGGCAGCTTGCCTCAATCAGATCGGCGCCGCGCACCACCTCGGTAATGCCGGTTTCGGCATCGTCCATCACCACTGCCAACTGATAGGCATAGAGGCCATCGCTGCGTTTGATGATAAAGTCTTCCGCGGCAAAGCTGTCAGGCATCTTTACCTCACCCATCAGGCCATCGTGAAAATGATTCACCCGGGCACGATTGACGATGCGTATGGCACCGCTTTGATGGCCGAGCTGGCGACAGCGTCCATCGTAAACCCCGCCCATGGTCTGAATTTGCTTGCGACTGCACTGGCAAAAGTAGGCTTCACCGCTTGCCAGCAACGCATCGATTTTGGCCTGATAGGCTTCGGTGCGCTGGCTTTGGTACATCAGCTTGCCATCCCAGTGCAATCCAAAGGCGTCCAGGGTACGCAATATGTCGTCGGCGGCGCGGGGTACTTCCCGTGGCGGGTCTATGTCCTCGATGCGCACCAGCCACTGTCCGTCCTGACTGCGGGCGCGCAGGTAGCTGCCCAGCGCGGCAATCAGCGAGCCAAAGTGCAGAGAGCCAGAGGGAGAGGGGGCAAAACGGCCAATGTAGGGAGGATAAGACATGGCGCTGTTAACAGGTTCCTGAAATGCCAAGCGGGGCCTGAGCCCCGCTTTCGAATTGCAGTGGATGGGGATTACCCGGCCATCTGCCTTTCTTTGATCTCTGCCAGCGTTTTACAGTCGATGCAGAGATCGGCCGTTGGGCGGGCTTCGAGACGGCGAATGCCAATTTCCACGCCGCAAGAGTCGCAGAAACCGAAGTCATCATCTTCGATTCTCTGCAGCGTCTTTTCAATCTTCTTGATGAGTTTACGTTCTCTGTCGCGGGCACGCAGCTCCAGACTGAACTCCTCTTCCTGAGCAGCTCTGTCGACTGGATCGGGGAAATTGGCGGCTTCGTCCTGCATATGCGAAAGGGTGCGATCGACTTCTTCACGCAGCTGGTTGCGCCAGGCTTCAAGTATCTTCTTGAAATGGCCCAACTGCTTGTCGTTCATATACTCCTCACCAGGTTGCTCCTGGTAAGGCGCTACACCTGCGATAGCGAGTACGCCAAGTTTTTTAGTGCCTTCAGGCATAACGCATCTCCTGTATTCTTTGCGTTGTTCGGGCGTCACTTAGAACGGCCGCTATCTATATCAAAATAAAACAAGTGAGGCAAACATTTTACATGAGCGCCTGTTAATTCTTTGATGATGTCCGCTAATCGGCCGATTTTCAAATTTTAAGCGCCGATTTACCCAGCGCACGGGTGGAAAGGTATCGGTATGTTTAACTGCAAGCCGTTGTTATTCATCATACATCCATAAGCCAGCACTTCAACACCCGCCGCCATGGCTTCCCGGAGCAGCGCGGCATATTTGGGGTCTATCGCCTCGGCTGGGGCCACCCTGTGGATCCCCTGATGTTGCACTACAAACAGCAGCACCGCCCGGTAGCCCTGACGTTTCATTTCCATCAGTTCCCGCAGGTGCTTTTGCCCACGGGTGGATACCGCATCGGGAAAGAGCCCCCAGTCCTTATCCAGCAGGGTGCAACTTTTGACTTCTATATAGCAGTCGGGCGTTGGCCCGCCGCTGAGCAGCAGGTCGATACGGCTGTTCTCATTGCCATACTTCACTTCGCGGCGGATTAGCGGGTAGCCCTGAAGCTCAGTTATCTGCCCCAGCCCAATGGCTTCTTCGGCAAGCTGATTGGCCCGCGCCGTGTTAATGCCAATCAGATTGCCCCGGTCATCTTCGGCCAGCTCCCAGGTGAGGGCGTACTTGCGCTTGGGGTTATCCGAGGTGGAAAACCACACCCGCTTGCCCGGATACAGGCAGTTTTTCATCGAGCCGGTATTGGGGCAGTGCAGGGTTATCTGGCTGCCATCATCCAGGGTCACATCGGCTAAAAACCGTTTATAGCGGGTGATGAGCACAGCGCTGGACAGGGGGGCTGCGTATTCCATGGCATCTCCTTTGGCCGGGCAGTGGCTGCTGTAACTGGCGGCACCGTTACGGGCGACACTGCCACAGGCACCGATTGGGGCGCAAAAGCTGGCAGTGTACTGTAAAAGCAACGTCATGTCCCTGTATCGGCGTGCAGAGTCCCGGCACCGTTTTTTACAGCCCGCCGTGTCGAAACCCCGGGGCCACTTTAAGCGCCTTGGCCTTCTGGGGTACACTCGTGGCATATCGCCTGCTTCAAGCGCAATGCTTCGGGCACAGTGTTTCTAGCCGGCGCCAATAACACAGAAAAAGGAAGCAAGATGACACAAGCCATGCGTGTAACCCTCACCCAGGAAGCCCCGGCAGCCCATTGGGGCAAGGCCGACATCACATTCGAAGGCAATCTGGCCCGCATCCATCTGCAGGGCGCCGATGCCCTGCGTCAAATCCAGATGGCCGCCCGCAAACTGCGCAGTCAGGGCATTGCCAGCGCCGCGCTGGAAGGCGAGGGCTGGGATCTTAATCGCCAGTGGGTGTTTGCTCAGGGCTTTGTGACCGCCAAAGCGGGTTGGGACATCAGCTGGACCGGCGATGAGGCCACCCAGAGCGAACTGGCTTCGCGCATGGAAGCTGCCCGCTTTGTGCGCCAGCTCACCAACGAGACCCCGGAAAACCTGTCACCGGTGAAACTGGCCACCCAGGCCGGTCACTGGATTAAAGAACTCGGTGGCGACAAGGTGAGCTTTCGCATCATCGAAGGCGAGCAACTGCTGGAAGAGCAGTGGATTGGTATCCATGCCGTTGGCCGTGGCAGCGAGCGTCCACCGGCGATGCTGGAGCTGGACTATAACCCGCTGGGCGCCGATGCCCCTGTGTCTGTGGCATTGGTTGGCAAGGGCATTACCTTCGACTCAGGCGGCTACAGCCTCAAGGCCAGCGAAGGCATGCTCAATATGAAGTGCGATATGGGCGGCGCTGCCACCATCACCGGCGCGCTGGGGCTGGCCATCAAAAATGGCCTGAGCAAGCGGGTGAAGCTGTTCCTGTGCTGCGCCGAAAACCTGGTCAGCGGCCGTGCCTATAAGCTTGGCGATATCCTCACCTACAAAAACGGCGTGACCGTGGAAGTGGTCAACACAGACGCCGAAGGCCGCCTGGTGCTGGCCGACGGCCTGCAGGCCGCCTCTGCCACAGGCGCACCCCTGATTATCGATGCCGCCACCCTCACAGGCGCCGCCGTGATGGCCGTGGGCGGTAACTACAACGCCATCTTCTCGCCCGACGAAGCCGTGATTGCGCTGACCCGTGAAAAGGCCCGCAGCGTGGCCGAGCGGGTATGGCCACTGCCGCTGGACCCATGGCACAAAGACATGTGCCCATCGGCCTATGCCGATACCGCCAACAGCCGTCCGGTGAAGGGCGGCGGCGCCGGTGGTGCCTCCAATGCTGCGGGCTTCCTGTGGCGCTTTGTACGCGACGATGCCAAGTGGCTGCACATGGACCTTGCCGGCTCCTTTGAAGACAGCGCAGGAGCGCTGTGGGCCGCCGGTGCCACCACCCACGGTGTGCTCACCCTGGCCGCGCTGATTAAAGACGCCGACTAACGGCGGATTTGGCGGTTAAACGCCCACCAAAAAGGCCGCTATGCGGCCTTTTTGCTTGACTCACGTACAGGAGCTGGACGCTCAGGTCGTTTCCTGCGGCCTTGCCGTTACTTATACCGTTTCCTGCGGCGTTGACGGCACGGATTGGCTGGTAGAGTAGCACTGTACCTGATTGCGGCCCTGCTGTTTGGCGCTGTACATGGCCTTGTCGGCCTGGGCCATCAGCTTGTCGAGGGAATAGCCCGCCCTGGTGTTGTCGGTTACCCCAAAGCTGGCGGTCAGCACAAAGGCGTGTCCCGAAGCCGAGGTATCCACGCCTCTCAGAGCCTGACACATGGCATTGGCCAGTTCGGTGGCATGCTTGAGGTCGCACTCGGGCAGCAGCAGGCAAAACTCTTCGCCGCCAATACGGCCAAAAATCTCATATTCCCGCACCTGCTGCTTGCAGATCCTGGCCACTTCTTTCAGTGCCCAGTCGCCGGTGGCATGGCCGAGGCTGTCGTTAATCTGCTTGAATTTGTCCACATCCAGCAGAATACAGCTGATGGGGGCTTTGAGGGTTTTGGCGTATTCCACCGCGCTTAGGGACACCTGGGTAAAGTGGCCACGGCTGAACAGCCCGGTAAGATTGTCAAATTCGGCCAGTTGCCTGAGGCGCTTTTGGCTCTGCCAGGAATGCCAGCCCCAGGTGCCGAGCCCCAGGGCAATACAAAAGAGCACGGCAATCAGCAGGCGGTTATTGAAGGCCTGCGCCTGATCCAGCTGCTGCTGCACTTTCAGGAGTTTATTCTGCTCATCCAGCAGACTTATCTTGTTTTGCTGTTCCAGGCTCTGGTGCTGGGCCAACTGAAACGCCAGTGTCTTGGTCTTCACCTCGTCCAGATAGGCCTTGTCGGCCTCGGCGTACTTGATATAGGCCTCCAGCGCCGCCTCACTGTTGCCGCGGCTACTGTGGTAGTCAAACAGCACCTTGTTGGCACGAATAAGGGCTTCCAGCGCATTGGCCGCCGCCGGGGATTGGCTCACCGCCAATGCCTGTTGATAGGCTTGTTCCTGCTGCCCCAGCTCCCAGTTGGCCCTGGCCTGCAGGCTCTGATAAATGGTTATTACAGGAGCATATTTGGCGGACATTACCAAAGCTTCGTTTTCATCCAACAATGCCTTAGCGGCCAAGGGTTGGTTATCGGTTTCGAGCAAGAATTGGGCGTAAAGGCGGATGATAACGGCCTGCATAACTTTTTCACCGGCAGCTTCACAGGTAGATATCCCTTTCTCAAAAAGTCGCTTTAATACATCAAGACTACTGCCCAAATGAACCAAAGATTCAAATTCCAGTTGTTCTGCAAAGCACTGATTACGAGGTTCTTTATAGCCATTTCGTAATTTTGTACTGTATTCCAAGCCTAAGGAATACTGACCCAATTGATTATAAAATATTGCTGGAATTACAGTAGCACTGAGCTGTATATCGTAATTTTCAATTGATGGAGCCAGCGTCAATACGGAATTAAGTACTTGTAATCCATCATTCCAGCGTCGTTGGATTGCATAGGCATTGATAAGTGTGAGCAATGCGCGGAACTGAATTTCTTGGTTAACAGCGTTTTTGGACAATCTTTCTTGTGTTTCAAGAGCTGTGGGAAAATCACCTTTAAACATGAGCTCATAGGCTTGGAGATATTCCAAATAGTCCAGCTCAGCCTGATTTAACTCTTTTCTATGTAGTTCTAAATTGCTTAATTTCAAACTGAAAGCTTCTGGATCACTGGAACGTATCTGATCTGCAGTTTTAAGCTCAGCTTTCCAGTCCTCGGCACAAGCGAAATTGCAGATTGCCTGGATAAACCAGGCAACTACCAGCAAGCGGTACTTTTTAAGCACAGGCAGAGATTTCTTCTTTGGCTGGGGCGTCGTCCTGCTCATTTTCACTCTGATCGTTGTCATCTTCTGCCGGAAACAATGCACACACAATCTTGGGAGCCACATCAAGCTCGTCCTTCAGGGCTTCGATGTCTTTGGCCTCGAACATGGCGGCGATGTGGGCTGGCAGGGCATCGAGCGAAACGGCAGTGTTGGTGCCAATTTTTGCCAGAATTTCAACAGCTTGATTCATCTTTTCTTCCTTATGGTTATTTCGCTTTTTTGCGTGAAAAAGGCAGCACGGTGGCGCCCTGTTGGGTTCCTTGCGTTTGTGTGTCTGCCAGTGCTTGCAGGCGGGCACGCATCTGGCTGTTGGGCGTGAGCGGCCGGCTTGGGGGCAGCACCAGGGTGGTGTGCAGCTCCAGTTTGGCCTGGGGCAGGGCACTTAATGGCAGGCGCTCGATACGGGTACGGTGCAGCGCAGTGGTGGCGGCCTCGTAGAGGATGCACTGGTGATCAAGCGGGTAGTCCTGGCTTAAGAGTTCAACCAAGAGCTCGCGCTCGGCGCTGCCGGTGGGGCGAATGCCCAGGGTCAGGTCACCGGCCAGTGCAGGTTGCCACAGCACCAGGAGTGCGCCTGGGTCGATTCGGCGCTGATACAGCATCAGCTGGGTGGTTTCAAAGTGTTGGCAGCCGGTCTTGCCGGGGTCCAGCCCTAAATCGGCATAGAGGCAATCTTCGGCAGAAATGCCGGGGATCATCCGCGCATCGAAGCCTTCGGCGCGGGCGGTGGCAATGGCCTCGTGGGGCGCCTTGGCGAAAATACCGGGGTGACCATAAAAGGCGCCTACCACCTTTTTACCCAAACGCACCTCAGTGAGCATGGCATCGACCATCTCCTTGTAGGTGAGGTTGCGGGATTTACCATCGGCGTAGTGCTGTTGCAGGCTGCGGGTATCCTTGGCGAGCCCCTCAATCCAGAGTTCGGTAAAGCCGTCTGACATGCCGCTGAATACCACATCGGCCTGTTCAATCAGGTTTTGGGCGAGGGGGCTTAGGTGTCCGCCCAGCAAGATACCGGTGCCGACACAAACGAGACTTCCGGGCATGGTCACTTTAGTTCGGTGTTCTTAGCGGGCTAAGTTAACAGGATGTGTCTGAATTGGAAACTCCTGATTTACCGAGTTTTGCGTCTGGTGCACTCAAGATAACCGGGAAAATCAGCCGAGGGTTGTGGCTTGCTGAAGTGGGTTTTGCGGGTAATACGCAAGGATGCCTGATGTTCGGCCTGGAACTTTGCGTATATGCCTTTGATTTCGTCACGCTCCAGAGCATCAGCGCAGACGAGCTCCATGGCTTCGGGGATATATCCCTTGCCGTAAAATGCAGGCAGGCTGAGGGCACCGATTTCCAGCCATCCCTGATATTCCCCTTTCATGCGGGTCAGGGATATCACCCCCACAGCGGTTGCCTGCGCCGCCGTGGTGATTTTCCAGCAGTACATTTTCGGCGGCTGCGCCTGGGTTTGACGCAGTATGATATCGAATATCCGGTTGGCCGCCTCGACAGACTGGGGCTCGGCGACAAAGGTCATTACCTGTGCATCGGTATTGAGCGCCACCACAAGCGCTCTGTCGCTGGTGTCTATGGGGATCAGGGTGAGCCTTTCACTCATCAGTTGTTTCATGGCGTTGCTTTACTTTGGTTAATGGGGTTTTGGTTAAGAGGGCTTTGGCTAACAGGGCTTTGGCTAAGAGGGGTGGGGAATAAAACGGATAATACCCTGCTCGCCAAGGTCGCGGCGAAATACTACCCGGTAGGGGTTGAACAGCGGCAAGCCGAGGATGCTCTGGGCGGGCCAATGGGGCAGTTGCCCCATGAGTTTAAATACCGCCTTACTGTGGGCCGGCGCGTTGACCTGCCAGTAGTGGTGGGCATCCACGCCAAGGCAGACGTCTTCGCCATTTTCGGCCTCAAATACCAATTCAAGCCTTGGCCAGCTGTCGAGCTTGAGCTGGCTGCTGTCGATGCCCTGTTTTTGCGCTGCAATTATCTGGCTGATATCGCCCATAAAAGGCGCAGTCAGCTGCTTGCTGTCTGGTAACAGTGCCCACAGCCGCTGCATTAGTGGGGTAAAGGCAATGGCAGGCAGACTGATCAGCGAAGCCCCCGAGTCGACAATGGCATTGCTGGAGCCCCGGCAGAGGTGGGCTGCCTGCGCCGTTGGCAGCGCAATATCAATATCGTTTTGCCAGCGCACCGCCTTTAGATTGACGTTGTAATAGCGGTCGTGCACCACCTTGAGGTCGACCGCGCTGCCATGGTTGGGCGCGGTATCTTCTTCATGGCTGCCCAAAATCAGCAGTCCCTGATTGAGGGGATCGGCAGCGAGGGATTTGGCGCAGGCATCCGGTGCTGTGACGTGGATACTGGAGCGGCGGGTTATCAGGGTAAAGCGGTTGGCGCACAGGCCACGCTCCTCCATCAGGGTAAAGCAGGTGGCCACGTCTTCTTCGGGCAGTTGGGGGATCAGTGCCTTAAAGTCATCCAGCTGCTGTTTAACCAGCGGATGCGCCTCATCGGGAAAGGGCCAGGGGAAGGTGCTGGCCGGGTCTATGCCGTGGCTTGTGAGGTACGTGGTCAGATCGTAGCCGCGATTGAGGGGATGATAGGCCATGCCCCAGATACCATCGGCATCCAAAAAGGTGTGCTCGGCCTCGGCATGGACCAGTGCCAGCGGGGTGTCGGCCATGGCAAGCTCCCCGGCATGTATGCGGGTGTGCACCACGGCGCCAAGCCAGCCGCCGAGGCCGTAATTTACTTCCTGCGCCAGAGTGGTGGCTTTAAGCTCAGTGTCCTTCGCCGCCTGATAGCCGCTTTCGTGCACCACCAGGGTCGAGCTGCCGGTATCTATGATGAGGTTAACGGACTGGGCTTCGCTGCCAAGCCGCAGGCTGGCGGTGTAGCCGCCTTCGGCCAGCAGATTGGTGAGTGTTAGCTCGATGATTCGCTTTGACATTCAAGGCTTTGGTTGCAGGTGACTAGCCAGAAGTGTGCCCTGTGCTCACCGCACAGGTCAAGCGGACTGCGGTGGGGTAGCACTAGGGCTTAAAAGCTGTGGCGGGCGCGAAAGTGACGCTCGCCCGGCGCCATATCGTTCTGAATCGCTTCCAGGATCCGTGGGCTTATCTGGCCGCTGTCGGGGTCTAAGGTGGTGCAAAGTTTAAGGGTTTTGCGGATATCCACCTGATGCCCCAGATACTCGAACACCACCCGGGTGCAGCTGGGGATACGCTCGCCGCTGGCCGAGGCGCCAAGGCGCAGACCGCTTAAGCGGCCGACCCGGCTCTTGAAGGTGGGGATAAGGATGGTCTGCGTCAGCTGGTTGCCGGTAAGTGACTCATAATCCATCAAAAAGATACGGTCGGCCAAGAGGTGCGCCATACCGAAATACTTGCTGTGGTACACCTTTTCACCGGGTGCCTGCTGCAACCGCTCGGTGCGTTGGTAGTAAACCTTGCCGCCTTGTTTCTCCAGGCACACCAGGTTTCGCAAAATCTTGCCGGGGAAGGCCATCGACAGGTGGTATTCGAAGTAATAGCCAAGGTATTTGTCGAGCCCCTGACTCAAGCTTTGCAGCCTTGCCAGATGCTCAAGCTCCGGTGCCTCGCTCACAGGCTCGCTGGGGCGCGGCCGCACCTGAATAAGCAGTTGAAACTGGCTGTGGGGCATGAGGATTTCATGCTCTTCCACCCCGAAGAAGTCACACAGGCGCCGCAGACTGTGGGCCGAGGGGCGATATTTGCCACTTAAATAGCGATTGAACTGCGGCCGGTTGATATCGAGGCGACGACAGACCTCGGCCACCGATCGGTAGTAGCTGCAAAGGAGGCGAAGATTTTTGGCAAATTCCTGATGCATGGCAGACCTGTGATTATTCCCGGCGGCAATTGGTGTTTATACCGGGCGAAACTATCTGCCCAGTGTACCTAAAAGCGGCAAAGTGCGACAGACTGCGCCAGATGCTGATTGTCGCCAAAACCGCGCCAATCAGCGCCAATTTGCATCAGTGCGTCAACTCCCTTATTGCAGTGCAGGCTGCTGTAATAGCGCGAAATAATCAGGCTTGGCCTTAAAACAAGCCCAGCTCAAACAGCGTCCGGGAGCGCACCATAAAGATGGATACACGTATTGAACACGACCTGCTGGGGGATGCCCCGGTTCCTGCCCACGCCTGGTATGGCATTCAAACCCAAAGGGCGCTGGAAAACTTCAGCCTGAGCGGCACTCCCATCAGCGCCTTCCCAGAGCTTATCCGCGCGCTCGCCAGGGTAAAGGCCGCTGCCGCCCGCGCCAACCATGGCTTGGGGCTGCTGTCAGACACCAAGGCCAGCGCCATTGCCGCCGCCTGCGATGACATTATCCAGGGCGCGCTGCACGACCAGTTTGTGGTGGACCTGATTCAGGGCGGCGCCGGTACCTCCACCAACATGAATGCCAACGAAGTGATTGCCAACCTGGCCCTTGCCAAGCTTGGCCACGGCAAGGGCGAGTATCGCCATCTGCACCCCAACAACGATGTGAACTGCTCCCAGTCCACCAACGATGCCTACCCCACGGCGGCGCGTCTGGCCATGGCTGAAGCGGTAGAGCCACTCAAGGCCGCTATTGAGGCCATTTGCTTGAGCCTCGAAGCCAAGGGCCGCGAGTTTGGCCATATCCTCAAGATGGGCCGCACCCAGCTGCAGGATGCGGTGCCCATGACCCTGGGGCAGGAATTTGATGCCTTTGCCGCAAGCCTTAAATCGGACATCGCCCGCATCGATGATGCCTGTAAGGAGCTTTGCGTGGTGAACCTTGGCGGCACGGCGATTGGCACCGGCATTAACACCCATCCAGCCTATGGCGTGCTGGCGGTGAAGGCCCTTGCCGATATCACGGGTCTGCCGGTGACTCAGGCTGACAACCTTATTGATGCCACCACCGACATGGGCGCCTTTGTGACCCTGTCATCTGTGCTTAAGCGCCTGGCGGTGAAGCTGTCGAAGCTCAGTAATGACCTGCGTTTGCTCTCCAGCGGTCCGCGCACCGGCCTTGGGGAAATCCGTTTGCCTGCGATGCAGCCGGGTTCCTCCATCATGCCGGGCAAGGTAAACCCGGTTATTCCGGAGGCGGTGAATCAGGTGGCGTTTCAGGTGATTGGTACCGACATGACCATCACCATGGCCGCCGAGGCCGCGCAGCTGCAGTTGAACGCCATGGAGCCGGTGATTGTTTATAACCTTTTGAATAACTGCGCTTTGCTGACCCGCGCCATCGCCATGCTCGACAGCCGCTGTATTCAGGGTATCGAAGCCAACGAGGCCAAATGCGAGCAGCACCTGAACACCAGCATCGGCATAGTCACGGCGCTGGTGCCGCACATCGGCTATGAGAACGCTAGCCGTATCGCCGGTGAAGCCCTGCTGAGCGGCGCCGGTGTCGCTGAGCTGGTGCGCCGGGATGGGCTATTGAGCGACGACGCCTTAAGCCAAATCTTAAGCCC
The window above is part of the Shewanella litorisediminis genome. Proteins encoded here:
- the folK gene encoding 2-amino-4-hydroxy-6-hydroxymethyldihydropteridine diphosphokinase yields the protein MTRVYVALGANLAEPISQLNRACEALLSLAAPGSFRVSPYYGSRPMGEVAQPDYVNAVACFDTELEPLALLDALQAIELDQGRERLVRWGPRTLDLDLLLYGNQVICSDRLTVPHYGMKDRSFVLIPLESLTPGLMLPCGTPVQSLITQAMRDELHQLTPCD
- the pcnB gene encoding polynucleotide adenylyltransferase PcnB codes for the protein MLYRLNKAGYEAFLVGGGVRDLLLGLEPKDFDVVTNATPEDIKKLFRNCRLVGRRFRLAHIVFGRDVIEVATFRGHHGNDDGDKISKANAEGRLLRDNVYGSIDEDAERRDFTVNALYYDISDYSIRSYGGGMEDLNDGVLRLIGDPETRYREDPVRMIRAVRFATKLGMRIEEVTAAPIRKLAPLLRDIPAARMYEEVLKLFFAGKGQANYQMMQDYQLFAPIFPLLADTIAESPKGHCARMVNLVMRNTDIRVMEDKPVTPAFFYAALLWYPLKSRAEEIANESGLSLYDAYFAAMGDVLEQQCQTISLPKRFSVPARDIWQMQLRFERSQGTRAFKLMENPKFRAGYDLLLMRAEIEGGNLQKTANWWQSFVEAPEEERGNIARGGAKSDAPRNRKRRVRRRPRSEGGSGEGARAHTGSDS
- the gluQRS gene encoding tRNA glutamyl-Q(34) synthetase GluQRS; translation: MSYPPYIGRFAPSPSGSLHFGSLIAALGSYLRARSQDGQWLVRIEDIDPPREVPRAADDILRTLDAFGLHWDGKLMYQSQRTEAYQAKIDALLASGEAYFCQCSRKQIQTMGGVYDGRCRQLGHQSGAIRIVNRARVNHFHDGLMGEVKMPDSFAAEDFIIKRSDGLYAYQLAVVMDDAETGITEVVRGADLIEASCRQLSLFNQFGYQAPAWMHLPLACTEVGFKLSKQNHATPVDKGNPLPALKAALAFLGQPIPNAHSVESLLAQAVADFSVDCIPRRREILIDSGA
- the dksA gene encoding RNA polymerase-binding protein DksA, which encodes MPEGTKKLGVLAIAGVAPYQEQPGEEYMNDKQLGHFKKILEAWRNQLREEVDRTLSHMQDEAANFPDPVDRAAQEEEFSLELRARDRERKLIKKIEKTLQRIEDDDFGFCDSCGVEIGIRRLEARPTADLCIDCKTLAEIKERQMAG
- the sfsA gene encoding DNA/RNA nuclease SfsA, whose amino-acid sequence is MEYAAPLSSAVLITRYKRFLADVTLDDGSQITLHCPNTGSMKNCLYPGKRVWFSTSDNPKRKYALTWELAEDDRGNLIGINTARANQLAEEAIGLGQITELQGYPLIRREVKYGNENSRIDLLLSGGPTPDCYIEVKSCTLLDKDWGLFPDAVSTRGQKHLRELMEMKRQGYRAVLLFVVQHQGIHRVAPAEAIDPKYAALLREAMAAGVEVLAYGCMMNNNGLQLNIPIPFHPCAG
- the pepB gene encoding aminopeptidase PepB, whose product is MTQAMRVTLTQEAPAAHWGKADITFEGNLARIHLQGADALRQIQMAARKLRSQGIASAALEGEGWDLNRQWVFAQGFVTAKAGWDISWTGDEATQSELASRMEAARFVRQLTNETPENLSPVKLATQAGHWIKELGGDKVSFRIIEGEQLLEEQWIGIHAVGRGSERPPAMLELDYNPLGADAPVSVALVGKGITFDSGGYSLKASEGMLNMKCDMGGAATITGALGLAIKNGLSKRVKLFLCCAENLVSGRAYKLGDILTYKNGVTVEVVNTDAEGRLVLADGLQAASATGAPLIIDAATLTGAAVMAVGGNYNAIFSPDEAVIALTREKARSVAERVWPLPLDPWHKDMCPSAYADTANSRPVKGGGAGGASNAAGFLWRFVRDDAKWLHMDLAGSFEDSAGALWAAGATTHGVLTLAALIKDAD